The genomic stretch TATCGAGTGGTACAGCAACTTCCAGTTGTTCAAGGAAGCGGGCGACGGCCGCTGCTGGCCAGGCGGCCATGCCTCCGGCGGCTTCACCATGCTGGCCCTGTACTTCGTGGCCCGGCGTCATCAGTGGCGCTTTTCCAAGGCCATCCTGTGGGGCTCGCTGGGACTGGGCTTCATCTATGGCACCACACGGGTCCTGCAAGGCTGGCACTACATGTCCCACACCTTTTGGGCGGGGATCTTCGTCTGGCTGACCTGCTTGCTGACGGCTCTGGCGTTCTACGGGCGGGCGCGGCTGGATGTGCCGGTGTTGCAGAAGGTCAAGGCTGCGGACTCTGCGACGCAGGTCGAGGCAGCAGGTTGAGGTCGGTCCTGCAGCGCAGGTCACGACCTACATAGGAGATTGCCAGCGAAGGCGAGCGTGAGATCGACCTCGCTGGCAAACATGAGTACGCCAGTAGTGACTAGATCCAGCCAGCGACTTTGCCGATGCCAGCCACTAGAAAAAGCAGGCACAAAAGCACTAACCCACTCCAATGTAATACGACCAGCGTGCGCTTGAGTGGGGCGGGGAAGTTATGGATATCTTCGGCGCAAATAGCACCTTTGTTGATGTACCGACGAGGAAATGTAACGAAGCCTGCAATCCCCCCTATCAACATTAGCTGCCCCCAAGGTCCGATTCGCCGAGATCCAGACAACCTCATCACCGAGCGACTGTTTTTCAGATGCTCCAGCATGACGTCCATCTTCGCGTACGCCAGGTAGAGCGCGATGACGATCCATATAATCATCAGTAGGAGAACTACGCCGCCGAGCGAGCCAACGAAAAATGCCGACTTGCTCATTCGACTTCATCGCTGTCGTCAGCGGAGGTCTTGGCCCCGACGGTGATGTGATAGCGCTTCATGCGACGTGCGTCCTTGTTGGCTCGAAAGGACGCACGCTAGATGGTGGGGTAAAGGAAGATAAATCAGACGTTTCTTTGGATTATGTAGGCTTTCTCTCTAAGTGATTGGCCTGCTTTGCAAAGTGATGCCTTCCGCTGAAGTCCTGAAAGGCTTACAGCTACTGGCAGTGTTACTCCCCCACAAAGTAATACGCCTGCCGGCTCACCGACATTTTCTGCAGTACCTGCAGCGGCGGCGCGGGCTCCTGGTCGCTGGCGATCAGCGCTACGTGGGAGGGAGAAGTGCCCAGGTAGGCGGTCAACTCGGCTTCTGTCTGTAGATTCCTGAGCATGCTCCGGGTGTAGAACACGGATGCCCCGGCCGTTCGTTCGTTGGCCTGGTACAGCGCCACTTGCCGACCCTCGGCTTGGAGCGCCTGGATCTGTTGCATCAGCGGCAGGAATGACAAGCTCCGGTCTGCGCGCGGCGCGGCCCATTGGGCGGCACCCAGGTACGCCGCAATGACCAGGCTGAGCAGGCCAATGGCGATAGCCCGGCGGCAACGCGCGACCTTGCCCAGCCAATTGCTCGCCGTGGTGTGCTCGCGCAGGCGCTCGAACAGCACTGCGGCATATTCCGCCGCAATCACTGCGGCGGCGGGTGTCATCGACATCAGGTACACCGTGCGTTTGCTCGACGCCAGGGTCAGCATCAGGAACTGCGCCAGCAGCCACAGGGTGAAGAACAGCAGGTAACGGTTGTTCGCCAGGCTTTTGCGAAAGTGCCACAGCCCCAGGTAGACCAGGATGTTCCACGGCAGGAAGGCTTCTGGCAGTTTGCCCAGGTAGTAGTAGAACGGCTCGTAGTGGCCGGCCTCGACGAACGAGCCATTAAAACGCCCGACGCTGTTGGTCAGCAGCACCTCGGCCAGGGCCGATGCGCCGCCGCGCTGGTAGAGCATGCACAGCCAGATCAGCAGCGGAATCAGACCGAACACGGTCATCAGTGCCGGGCGTACCCAGCGCGCCGGTGTGAAGCGCTTGTCGATCAGGCTCTCAGCCACCAGGAAGGCAAAGATCACCACTCCCGGCATCGCCAGGCCGAGCACGCCCTTGCTCAACGTGGCGATGGCGATGCCGAGCGCGAACACCATCCAGCTGGCCTTGGCACTCTGCTGGGCGGCCTGTTGTCGATGGGCCTGATAAAAGGCCAGCAACGCCAGGCTGACCCCCAGGCTCAGCAGCGCATCTTCACCGACTCCGCGCACATTGCCCCAGTAACTGCCCATGGTGGCCAGCATGATCCCGGCGCCGAAGGCGACCACCTTGGGTCGGCCAAAGCGGCGCAGCGCCCCATACAGCAGCATCACGCTGAACAACCCGGCAAAGGCCGACGCCAGGCGCACCGCCCAGGGCGTGCCGCCAAACGTGCGAATCGCCGCCGCATCGAGCCACAGGCTCAGGGGTGGTTTTTCCAGAAAAGCTTGGTCGAGCAGGCGGGGGGTCACCCAGTCATTGTCCAGGTGCATCTGCATGGCAATTCCGGCGACCCGGGCTTCGGTGGAGCCTTGCAGTTGGTGATTGCCCAGGGCGAAGAAAAACAGCAGGGCGGCGAGCAGGAATAACAACGGAGCTGGGCGCGTCATGTGCTGGGGGCCACCGAGGGAAAGAACGGGAGGAGGGCGGCAAAGTATAGGGCGGCGAATCTGAACAATGAGTGAACGGCGTGTGACAGGTGCTTGATGGCGATATCCCCTGCTTGCCGCCGCCGAACCCTGTAGCAGCTGTCGAGTCCCGCGAGGCTGCGTCCGCCATCTCATGAGCATCCAGCGACCGCTTCGCGCTCGGATGCAGCCTGCGGCAGCTGCTACAGGCTTTACGGGAGATGGTCGGCGGCGAAGTCCGCTTCCGAGCGGGCCAGCAGGCGGCCCTTGCGGCAGGCCTGTTGGAAGCGCTCGAAGTCGCGCTCGTTCTGGTCCGAGTAGGCCAGGGCGTACTGGTACAGGGCGTCGGCCAGGGTATCGCTCTTGCCGATGTAGCCACTGATCAGTGCCGCCTGCCCCGAGGCCTTGGCATGGGCGCGGGCCAGCGCTCGACCACAGGTGCGCGCGTAGGCGGCGAAGGTTTCGTCATCGAAGGTTTCCAGCTCCGCCGAGACCTTCATGTCCCGTAGCTGGCGCACGTAAAAATGCCGGCCATGGGGGCCAGTGGTCCAACCCAGGAACAGGTCGCTGGCCGACTGCATCAGGCGTTGTCCCTCCACTACGCGCTGGCCGTTGTGGCGGGCGCGGGATCTGCTTTTGACGTAGTCGGCGAGCACTGAACGCCGGGCTTCCTTGATCTGCAGGAACAGCGGACGCTCCTGATTATCGGTCATCAGCGCGACCATGCAGCGGGTGCCGACGCTGCCCACGCCAACGACCTTGAAGGCCAGGTCCTGCACCTGGAAACGCGCCAGCAACTCCCGGCGGTCACCGGCCAGAGTGCTGCGATAATCGCGCATCAGGGTGTCATACAGCGGCCGCCAATCGGCCAGGCGCAACCAGGCGTCGTCGGCGTCGAGCAACGTGGTGGTGTTGTGCAAGTGGAAGATTTCCGGCAGGTCATCGCGAATCAGCAACCGGCCCTGGTTATCCCGCTCACAGATTTTCGGCAGCAACTCGGCATGGGTACGGCGCTCGGCTTTTTCCATGGCTCGCTGCACGTGTTCCAGGGTGTTGTCCGAGCGCGCCTGTCGCAGCAGATCGTCGTAGGTAATCGAGTCGTACCAGATTTCCAGGGCGCTCTGCTCGGCACACACCGCCATGCTCTGCTGGTAGGCGCCGATCAACTGACGACAGACATTCTCCTCCACCGTCGCCCCATGGCGCAGGTCCCGCGCAGCAATCAGAAAACTCGCCACCAAGCGCTTGAGATCCCACTCCCAAGGGCCCGGATGGACCTCGTCGAAGTCATTGACGCTGAACAACAGATTGCGCTCCGGGGTGGCAAAACCGCCGAAGTTCATCAAGTGACAATCGCCACAGATCGTTGAACGCAAGCCCATGTCCGGCGTGCGGGACAGGTCGTGGGCCTGCAGCAAGGCGTTGCCCCGGTAGAAAGTGAACGGCGACACCAGCATGCGCCCGTAACGCAAAGCCACCAACGACTGCACCCGGCCCTCACTGGAAGCCCTGATCAACGGAATCGGATCGCGCTCGCTCTGCTGGTGCTGCGCCTGGGAACTGCGCGGGCAGTGCTTGCGCGCATCCTTGCCTTGTTTGAGACGGTCTTTGACGGTGGTCATGGAGTCCCTTGCGAAATGGTTTGTGCCGGCGAGCGCTGGTTCAAACGCTAGCAGGAATCCAGGGCTTGGCCAGCCGCCAGGGTTGCTGCGCGGCGGCAAATCTTTTTGTCCTGCGCCGTCGATTTGCACAGCGGCCGTTCGACTACTTGTCAGGTCACCCAATCCAAAGGAGCAACCGCCATGCGATTCATGATCATCATCAAAGCCAGCCAGGATTCCGAAGCCGGCAAAATGCCCAGCGAAGCACTGTTGACCGAGATGGGCAATTACAACGAAGAACTGCTCAAAGCCGGCATCCTCCTCGCCGGCGAAGGCCTGCACCCCAGCAGCAAAGGCGCACGGGTGCGCTTTAGGGGGGACACGCACACAGTTATCGATGGGCCGTTTGCCGAGACCAAGGAGCTGATTGCCGGGTATTGGCTGTGGCAGGTGAAGTCGAAAGAGGAGGCGGTTGAGTGGGTTAAGCGTTGCCCGAATCCGATGCCGGGGACTGAGGCTGAGATAGAGATTCGGCAGGTGTTTGAGATGGAGGATTTTGGGGAGGAGTTGACGCAGGAGTTGCGGGAGCAGGAGGAGCGGGTGTTTGGGGATGGGCGGGAGGGGGGGAGGAAGTGTTGAGGTATTCACGCGGTAAACGCCGCGCTTAGGGGCTTGGCCGCAAGTTTGAGAAAAGTACTGATGCATCAGCCAAATGGCCACGATCGAGCATCAGCCCCCAAAGATAATGGTTGTTCGCCCTGTTACGTGTTGAAACCCTGGTGCACTTTGGCGACGATAGGAGTTTTCCTACAACCTACGGCGACAAAGGGCGTGACTCGTGGCGATAAAAGCGGTTTCGAAGGAACGAATAGGCAAAGCTTTGCTGGAATTTGACCGTGAATACCGAAGTAAGAGCGAGTGGCAGGGCTGGGAAAATAATCTGGCCCACCGTTATGCCGTTAACGTCGGCGGTGAGCTGTATCCTGCGAAGAAAATAGTCTCCCTGGCTACCGGCATTGCTGTAGGAGAGTTCTCCGGTGGTCGTCCGACCAACAGCTTCCTAGAGAAGCGAGGCTTCACGATTGTGGAGCTACCGCGAGGGGAGGGTGAGCCAGAGTTACAGTTCACGCCGGAAGCTGTATACGACCGCAAAACTGAGATCAACGGACTGTTCGGCGGAAGCCAGCAGAGCGGCATTGCGGCGTCCGCTACCCACCCCGCGATTTTTTTGTTTACAGGTGAAAGCGGCGAGCAATATGGGTATGCCGACCACTGGGAAGGGGGCGCTTACTTTTACACGGGGGAGGGGCAACGCGGGCCGATGACCTTGACCCGCGGCAATCGGGCCATTGCTGAGCATGCTGTGGACGGCCGCGCGCTGTACTTGTTCAAGTCTCTCGGTAAAGGGAATGGCTACGCCTACATGGGCGAGTTTTCATGCGCCGACATGTTTACGAGAACCCAGCCGGATGTGGACGGACAGGATCGTGCTGCGCTTGTTTTTCGGTTGGTGCCTTCGGGTATTTCTAGTGGGACCATGCAGGCCGAAGTGGAGGATGAGGCTGACCTTCCCGACTCTCTGGCCGCCGCTCGATTGGCTGCGCTGGCTGCATGTAAGCCCGGTAGTGATGAAGTAGGCCAGTCCGCGCCACGTAAGATTTACCAACGAAGCCGAAAGGTCGCCCACTATGTTCTGATGCGCGCCCAAGGGGAGTGCGAAAGCTGTGAGAAGCCGGCGCCATTCATAAAAAAGGACGGCACACCCTACTTAGAGCCACATCATGTAAACCGGCTCTCGGATGGCGGGTTAGATCACCCACGTTATGTGGGGGCTGTGTGCCCGAGTTGTCATCGTGAGATCCACTCTGGGGTGCACGGGGCATCTGTGAATGAGCGGCTGAAGCAGCGGTTGGAAGTAATTGAAGGCTGACTGACTCGTAGTGCCAAGCGAATTTGGCGACTGACGCCGCAACTGTCGTCGCCCTAGCCAAGACCCTCCGTGCTTATGGAATTCCAGGCACAAAAAAAGACGTCCGTGGACGTCTTTTTTCGTTGAGTTGGTGGGCCGGGGTAATCTGAATTCGCTCAGCAAGCTATTGATTTATAATATAAATATAAAATTTTATTTTTGGTTGGAATACCATCTGGAATACAGGTCTCCACTTGACCCCTGTTCTGCATTCGATGATCCGTATGTTTCGTAACTATTCTTGGCAGTGAACTTCCCATAGCTGGCGTCAGCGACAGGCCGAAATCGGCTGACTCTGTTGAAAAGTCAGCGTCGATTTCACGATAGAAACGTACGCGTCTGAGACTGAAAAGTGTATTTCGCGCAGCATGCTCGAGGCTCAAATTTGGCTTTTGTACCGCTCGTGGGATGGGTAGTCAGGCCAGTCTAGTGCTCTCTACAGAATTCCCCTAAAGCAGCCTGTCATATGTGTTTAGAATACTACGAAAACTTCAAGTAATGTCGAACAGCACTGTGCCTTACGCGAACTCTAATAGCATGCCCATTTCGGTTAATGCGCTCTATCAAAGTTGGCCATCCCCTGCTGACGTATTTGCTCAATCCAATTGTCTGCCATCTCCTTCGAGTGGCCATGGTCAATCGCTGCTTCATGTATCAGGTGATGCTCCATCCGCAGGGTGGTCGGAATTAGGCCCGGGTCGTCCGTATTGATCGTCACCGGCATCGAGCGCTTACGAAGGCTGAACTGATTGTACTGCCCACCTGGTTCCAAATCTGCTGGGTTTAGAGGATTCCAACGATAGATCGGGTGGTCACTATGAGTTTCCAACTGACCAATATAGACGTTAGAGCTGGGATTGGTCTCGATTGACAATCCTAAGCGTGAATAGCGCTCGAGGCAGATGTCTTGCATGGCAAGCATGAAACGCAGATCGTTGGGATCATCATGATCGTAAAGGTATATGACCGACCTGCGTTGACTCCCATGAGGCGACTCAAGCGGCTGTGACTCCATCAACGCCTGCCTGCGTGTGAGATGGCCGTGCGGAAGCACGGTCAGGCGCACTTGAGCTGCCTTCTTCCTCGGAGCTGTTGGCGAGTTTGCTTCGAGATGAGCTCGCAGGGCATAAAGTCCTTCCGATGTATGAATCGATGGTTTCTTGAGATACTCGCGAAGTTTCGATAGCTCAGGTGCAGCAACGATCAGCTCAGGTTCAGCAATCCCTGTGTTACTAATCTCCGACAGTGCCTTGTACGCACAATTCCTACGAAGTTTCCACGCCATATATAAGCGCATGATGTCTTCCTTCGTTGGCTCGGGCATTCCCTCTTTCCATGGATACCACGACACATACCGCAGCATCCGGGCGATTCGCTTTTCAAGCCTGGGCTGTGCGCATTGCGCCTCTTTCAGCGCTTTTAGCTTTCCCGCCTCTCGCCATGCCCAAACAAGGTTGTCAAAGTGCTCGTCAACTGACAGCAACACCTCACCATGTTTTTTCAGCCATTCGTCCGGTGCAATTCCCAAGGCTAGCGCGTGGCCTAGTCGGTCCCCCCTTCGCATATGGCAAAACCGAACAGTTTCGTCAACATGACGTAAACCAGACAACGGATGCGCATAGTCTTCTCCGGCATGAATACTGAGATGGAGTTTCGTTGTGGGCACTACGAAGTTGTCGATCCCACCTCGCAGTCTGGACGATTGCGTTCGCGCACGGAGCCAACGTAGCATCGGTGCGAATCGCTCAGTTGACCATTGAGTTTCATCTCCGACAACATCAAGGCCACGGATGATCTCTGTCGGATGTACAGTATGTTCGGGCTGACCTTTCAAAAAATCTTCGGGTGGTGCTAGGTTCCAGCGAGGCACCGAGTGCAGCACCGCGTTTAGCGCTTTGGCTTCACGCCAGAGCGTACTTCGAGAAGATTTTTTCGCCCGATTAAAGTTCGCACAGATATGCCAATGACTGCGCGGATCAGCATGGTTCATTCGAGCATCAACCACGGAGGCTTGAGACTTACTACGGGCGAGCATCTCCATGTGCGCACTCACGTTTTGTGCGAAGGCTGCCATGGTATCGCCTTTACTCAGCCTATCCATATGAAGCTTAATTTCAGCCTTGTCACCGTGTCGGGCGAAGAGCCTCCTAGCTGCCTCATGCTGCGCTGTTTTTTCCCACGGACCATGTGATGCAGCATCAATGCGCAACGCAGAAAAAAACTGGTCAGTGAATCGCCTTAAGCCACTTCCGTTCATGATCATTTGACGGCGAAGCACCATGATGTCAGCGACTACAAGCAGGACGGCAATACGTGTTGAGGGTTTGATCGACTTACGTTGATAAGTTCGCCACAGAAGGAAGAACAGCCAGATCCACGCTTGTTGAAGGTTATGTTTATCTGCTTCGGCGGCCAATTGTATGAGCAGCCATCTGTCGGTGGCCGACTCGCTAGCCTCATCAACCGAAGGTGATCTTGCGTGATCAACCTCACCATCTTTAGACAGTCCACGCAAAAGAAAGCCCCAGTCTATGGCCGGATTACGGGGTACCAGTTGAGCATCGTCGGAAACTGCACTCAATAGCACAATCTCTTGCTGGGTGGTTTCTCTGCGCTGACTTCCCCAGTTGTCGGTTAACGCCATAAGCATACGGCGGATACGCCGTAGGCGGCCAACGTGCAGTTCAGACACCTGAAACTTTGCTGGCCATTGATGGCCCAGAACGAGTTGCGCCAGGACAAGCTCCTCTCCAGCGATGCCGCCCAAGTGCACATGCCCTTCTGCAAAGGCCTCTGAAAAAAATTTCGGCCCAACGAACAATGTCTTTAATCGAATGACAATTTCCTGAAGATCTTGCTTCGACCAATTCGCCTGTGTCGCCCGATTTGCCAGATATCGCGTCACAAGGACCGTAGGGTCGAGTTCCGATAGTGTCTGCGCATAGCGCTGAACCTGCTCTTCCCGAAAATGCAGGGTTTTTGCATCTCTATCCCATACCAGTAACGCATCAATCGACTCATCAATGATTGGACTTTCCCCTCTATCGAGGAATAGCGATTCGCAAAGGTCCTGACTAACGCGTTGAACCTCGTTCAAACGGTGGCGGTTTCCGGTTCGCGCATTGATATCTGCCTCTATCGCGTCCTGCAGCGTTTTGCGCAGGGAATCCAGATTGATTGGCGTAGGGCCCACACAGACTTGTGTCTGCCACCAGTCAACCAGGTGTTTATAAAGTACGTTGGCAGTCCCTTCACTGCCGAGCAGCGCACCAAGTGCTCGCTCTTGCATGGAGCGAACAAGCATCAGGAGTCTCCTGCCTCCGACTTCTCCTCGCCCAGTTCGTCGATGGCTCGACGCAACGTCTTTAGAGGACTAATGTCTCGATAGAGATCGTATACTCGGCGCAAAATAGCCTCACCAAATTGCTTGGGAGTGACACCCGCAGGGACGTTGCGTGTCAGCGCCTTTTTGATAGATTGAACAGTCAATCGGCGCTGATTGGTCGGGAGGCCCAGCGCTTGCAATAGATAAACACGACTGTCTACAGCTTCGACCTCGTTCACCGTCGAATCTTCACGCTCTTTTGCGAAGCCGAAGAGTTCCTGCAGTCGCAAACGCAGTGGGTGCTTATCCAGTGCCCAGGTAACCGAGATTACATTTTCTCCAGATACCGAAGCATCCCCCATCTCGACCAGCGGCTTGATGTTCTGCGTGAACAAGTCATTGCGTGTGAAATCGCCCCGGCGATTCAGCAGGTTCACGTTTGAGACTTCAGAGCCAAGGTCAAATAACGGTCCTTTCTCAAAACTGGCCAGCGCGGCCCAGAATGAATTGAACGCAGAAAGTCCAGACGCAGCGACATCGCTTAGCAACTCTGCCCTTGGCTGTTCATTCACTGACAAGGGGCGAGTGAACATTGGCGACTGATTGAATGCTTTGTTCAACGCGCAATAAATCAGCCATGGCGAACTTGCCAGACGGTTAGCCTGAACGCTACTCCTCCAGTCATTTATAGCGCTCGCAATCTCCTGGATCGCGGCATTTCTGCTTCGTGTGCCAAGGTCACCTGCACCATGTCGTGTGGACAAGATGGACTCCTCATCAGTGTCGAAATCGGATGACTCAATCTCATACAGCGAGAACTGCACGGCTTTAGTCGCCGCAACACGTACAGCGCTGTGAAAGGGAGCGTCAGCTAGGATGCGATTGACATCAACGCTCGATACATCTCGGATAAGACTTGTCACAACCAACTCGAGCACACGTCCACTGCAGATCAAAATAGCGCGCTTGCTCGTACTATAGAAATTACGATGCGTGATTAGATCAATCAGAACCCGCCTGCTTGCAGCAGATTGAGAGTCAGTCGCCTCATTTTTGAATTCCCAGGATGCGGCTACCACTGCGCGGCCAGCTTCGGGGGTAGCGAACGGAAGAATAGCTTGGTCTTTCAGTGTGCTCACCCACGATTCGGGAAGCCGTCCATCCAAGTCCGCTTGCCAGTTGAGATTCGCTCTCGTCGCGATATACCTCAGTTCAGGGCGAGCGGTCTGTTGCAACGGTTGAAACAGCGGCGTATCGAATATCGATCCCTCCTTCTCTTCATGCCAGTGCTGCCTCGCCAGCAAGACGAGACAAACTGCACCAGCGGTAGGTTCGAACATGAAGTGATTAAGCAGCGCCGACTGCCATTGTTCCAACGACACTTGGTTTGACTCTGTTGGGGAAGCGGGGGGCGCGGAGGGCTCTAACTTATCGCTATAGCGGCGCGCAGGGATTCGACCACGCCTTGTAAATGAAATACGCCGCATAAGATCGGTCTCTGGCAGCGGAGTCGTCTCATTGAAAAACGCCTTTTCAAGAGCAGGAATGTTAGTTCGTACTCTGGACAGCAGCTGCGACAATGCCCTGACTGTCAAGATGGGAATGCGGAGTCGACTGTTTTCGTTGTTATTGACAGCCCCCTCCAATAGAGCCCTCAACCATGAATCCAATTCGGGCAATGCTAGGCGAGGTATGCCTTCAGAACGGTTCTCAGAGCCCAACAAAACGTTGTAGTTGCCGAGGAACTCTCCCACCTGTGGCATGCTCAATCGTCTATGCAGCGGGAGGATCTTACGCAGATATTCATGTGCCAAGTTCTCAGCAAGCGGCTTCGCCTGTTCATGATAGTGGACGACGTCCACAGTCAGTCGTCGGAACGTATCGCGCCACGTTACCTCCTGATAAAGGCTGAGATCTCCGCAAACGATGGGCAACAGCACTGGACTGACTAGGTAACGCCGTACCACTTCCAAATTCTCGAAAGCACGATGTAATGTCGTATCAACGTCATCGATTGGAAGCACTAGTAAGCGCTTGCCGAGTAATTGCGCAGCTTTGAGGAAGAAGTCGTGAACGGCGCCCACCAGATCTTGTGTGCCCATGAACGCTCGCAATCGGTCGAGGCCTACGCCGTCGCTCTGCGTCTCCTTCCCCTGCAGAGCGCTCCCAAGCTCCAGAAGGCTCTCGTGCAGAGCTTGCCAAAGATCGGGTTTTTCATCCCTCTGCGCCTTGATTTGTTCATCCCCAAGCACAGCTGCTACGACGACGTTAAGGAACAAGTCGTCGCCATCTTCAAGCTGTGAAGGATCGATAGGCTTTAGGACATGCACCGCCTCGGCTAAGCCTTCATAGCGCTCGCGCACGCCGGCGGCTTCTAGATACTGTGGCAGGTTGACGATGACGGTTGTCTTTCCTGTACCACGGTCGCCATCTAGAAAGATTGTCATATGGCCGCGGTCACGGACAAAGCGCTCTTTGTCGTCGTGATCCATTACGCTCCCCAGATCAGGCAACGATTCTTTCAGCATCTGCGCCAAGTTCTCGTACACAGTGCGAGGCAACAGTTGGCTCACCGTCATATGGCTCGCTCTTTCGCCTTGGTCGAGAGGAAAAAATATGAAGTTGTTACTCTTTTGCCTTGGCACTGACGACACGACACTTCCTTATGATCATAATGTTATTGGTATCGACGCTCCTGCAAAGAGCATAAAATCGATTTACATGATGTGAAATCAGCTGGTAAGGAAATCTGCATCACACACCATTTTCAAACTTCGCAGCTGTGATTGTGCGAGCTAAGTCTTAACATCTGCAGTCTATATTGTTGACGAAGCCGTAGCCTAGATTTTACAAGACGGGATCGATTCACGCGCTGATCACGTCATTCAATCTAAGTCGTGGTTCTTGAAAAAGTGTGAAAACGCCTTCTTCTGATGCTGCCACGTCAAATCTTCGGCCTTTAACCCTGCGTGAAAGACATATTTCAGTCTCAGACGCGTACGTTTCTATCGTGAAATCGACCCTGACTTTTTTCACTAAAGTCGACGTTTTTTTTGCCATTTCGGCAGTGTTCGTCGAACAGTTTCAGCAACGAGATGATGTCCACGCTGAGTCTGGAGTCCTACCTGCGACTGCTCAAGCGACCCATCAGCATTTCCCGGTCATCTTCCCAATCGTTTCCAGATCAACTGGGCGGTGAGTCGATAGTAATACCGGGTGGCGTCGGAGTGATCTTTCAGGTGCTGGTTCAGAAACCAGCGCAAATGCTTAGGCTGCCAGGACCAGGGATTGTCCCGCTGCCATCGCTGTTGAATGGCCGCTTGCATGGTTCGGGCTTGCCGTAGGTGGCGTTGCTGGGCGGCCTTCGAGCCGGTCAGTACACCACTCAGGAACAGGGCTATGTCGAAGGGCTTGTTCATGCTCGACCTCCAATGTAGGCCGACACCACATCGATCCGGTTATGCCCGAGTTCAACGCTGAT from Pseudomonas sp. S04 encodes the following:
- a CDS encoding ArnT family glycosyltransferase, which encodes MTRPAPLLFLLAALLFFFALGNHQLQGSTEARVAGIAMQMHLDNDWVTPRLLDQAFLEKPPLSLWLDAAAIRTFGGTPWAVRLASAFAGLFSVMLLYGALRRFGRPKVVAFGAGIMLATMGSYWGNVRGVGEDALLSLGVSLALLAFYQAHRQQAAQQSAKASWMVFALGIAIATLSKGVLGLAMPGVVIFAFLVAESLIDKRFTPARWVRPALMTVFGLIPLLIWLCMLYQRGGASALAEVLLTNSVGRFNGSFVEAGHYEPFYYYLGKLPEAFLPWNILVYLGLWHFRKSLANNRYLLFFTLWLLAQFLMLTLASSKRTVYLMSMTPAAAVIAAEYAAVLFERLREHTTASNWLGKVARCRRAIAIGLLSLVIAAYLGAAQWAAPRADRSLSFLPLMQQIQALQAEGRQVALYQANERTAGASVFYTRSMLRNLQTEAELTAYLGTSPSHVALIASDQEPAPPLQVLQKMSVSRQAYYFVGE
- a CDS encoding DUF2252 domain-containing protein, with amino-acid sequence MTTVKDRLKQGKDARKHCPRSSQAQHQQSERDPIPLIRASSEGRVQSLVALRYGRMLVSPFTFYRGNALLQAHDLSRTPDMGLRSTICGDCHLMNFGGFATPERNLLFSVNDFDEVHPGPWEWDLKRLVASFLIAARDLRHGATVEENVCRQLIGAYQQSMAVCAEQSALEIWYDSITYDDLLRQARSDNTLEHVQRAMEKAERRTHAELLPKICERDNQGRLLIRDDLPEIFHLHNTTTLLDADDAWLRLADWRPLYDTLMRDYRSTLAGDRRELLARFQVQDLAFKVVGVGSVGTRCMVALMTDNQERPLFLQIKEARRSVLADYVKSRSRARHNGQRVVEGQRLMQSASDLFLGWTTGPHGRHFYVRQLRDMKVSAELETFDDETFAAYARTCGRALARAHAKASGQAALISGYIGKSDTLADALYQYALAYSDQNERDFERFQQACRKGRLLARSEADFAADHLP
- a CDS encoding YciI family protein, coding for MRFMIIIKASQDSEAGKMPSEALLTEMGNYNEELLKAGILLAGEGLHPSSKGARVRFRGDTHTVIDGPFAETKELIAGYWLWQVKSKEEAVEWVKRCPNPMPGTEAEIEIRQVFEMEDFGEELTQELREQEERVFGDGREGGRKC
- a CDS encoding HNH endonuclease; its protein translation is MAIKAVSKERIGKALLEFDREYRSKSEWQGWENNLAHRYAVNVGGELYPAKKIVSLATGIAVGEFSGGRPTNSFLEKRGFTIVELPRGEGEPELQFTPEAVYDRKTEINGLFGGSQQSGIAASATHPAIFLFTGESGEQYGYADHWEGGAYFYTGEGQRGPMTLTRGNRAIAEHAVDGRALYLFKSLGKGNGYAYMGEFSCADMFTRTQPDVDGQDRAALVFRLVPSGISSGTMQAEVEDEADLPDSLAAARLAALAACKPGSDEVGQSAPRKIYQRSRKVAHYVLMRAQGECESCEKPAPFIKKDGTPYLEPHHVNRLSDGGLDHPRYVGAVCPSCHREIHSGVHGASVNERLKQRLEVIEG
- the rdrB gene encoding antiviral RADAR system adenosine deaminase RdrB gives rise to the protein MLVRSMQERALGALLGSEGTANVLYKHLVDWWQTQVCVGPTPINLDSLRKTLQDAIEADINARTGNRHRLNEVQRVSQDLCESLFLDRGESPIIDESIDALLVWDRDAKTLHFREEQVQRYAQTLSELDPTVLVTRYLANRATQANWSKQDLQEIVIRLKTLFVGPKFFSEAFAEGHVHLGGIAGEELVLAQLVLGHQWPAKFQVSELHVGRLRRIRRMLMALTDNWGSQRRETTQQEIVLLSAVSDDAQLVPRNPAIDWGFLLRGLSKDGEVDHARSPSVDEASESATDRWLLIQLAAEADKHNLQQAWIWLFFLLWRTYQRKSIKPSTRIAVLLVVADIMVLRRQMIMNGSGLRRFTDQFFSALRIDAASHGPWEKTAQHEAARRLFARHGDKAEIKLHMDRLSKGDTMAAFAQNVSAHMEMLARSKSQASVVDARMNHADPRSHWHICANFNRAKKSSRSTLWREAKALNAVLHSVPRWNLAPPEDFLKGQPEHTVHPTEIIRGLDVVGDETQWSTERFAPMLRWLRARTQSSRLRGGIDNFVVPTTKLHLSIHAGEDYAHPLSGLRHVDETVRFCHMRRGDRLGHALALGIAPDEWLKKHGEVLLSVDEHFDNLVWAWREAGKLKALKEAQCAQPRLEKRIARMLRYVSWYPWKEGMPEPTKEDIMRLYMAWKLRRNCAYKALSEISNTGIAEPELIVAAPELSKLREYLKKPSIHTSEGLYALRAHLEANSPTAPRKKAAQVRLTVLPHGHLTRRQALMESQPLESPHGSQRRSVIYLYDHDDPNDLRFMLAMQDICLERYSRLGLSIETNPSSNVYIGQLETHSDHPIYRWNPLNPADLEPGGQYNQFSLRKRSMPVTINTDDPGLIPTTLRMEHHLIHEAAIDHGHSKEMADNWIEQIRQQGMANFDRAH